The following proteins come from a genomic window of Nostoc sp. ATCC 53789:
- a CDS encoding PHP domain-containing protein, producing the protein MAVNLARTTASAELLKQVFQNIDAYSCPRLFNFHMHTVHSDGRLQPSGLMEQAIAIGLKGLAITDHHGIMGYQAALAWLEDWKWSNPGATTPYLWSGVEINANLLDIEVHILAYAFAPEHPSMKPYLQRRPTTGQEYQASNVIAAIHQAGGLAVLAHPARYKRSHFDLIPAASQKGIDGVETFYAYNNPNPWKPSVLESEQVQKLADEYFLFNTCGTDTHGLSLLQRL; encoded by the coding sequence TTTTGAAGCAAGTATTCCAGAACATTGATGCATACAGTTGTCCAAGGTTGTTCAACTTTCACATGCACACTGTCCACTCAGATGGCAGGTTGCAGCCGAGTGGATTGATGGAGCAGGCGATCGCTATTGGACTAAAAGGATTGGCGATCACTGACCATCATGGCATTATGGGCTATCAAGCGGCCCTTGCTTGGTTAGAAGATTGGAAGTGGAGTAATCCTGGTGCAACAACTCCTTACCTGTGGAGTGGTGTAGAAATCAATGCTAACCTTCTGGATATAGAAGTTCACATTTTGGCTTACGCTTTTGCTCCAGAACACCCTAGCATGAAACCCTATCTGCAAAGAAGGCCGACTACAGGCCAAGAATATCAGGCAAGTAACGTGATTGCCGCTATTCATCAAGCTGGGGGATTGGCAGTTCTGGCTCATCCAGCGCGTTATAAGCGATCGCATTTTGACTTAATTCCAGCTGCATCCCAAAAGGGTATCGATGGTGTAGAAACTTTCTACGCCTACAATAACCCTAACCCTTGGAAACCCAGCGTATTGGAATCAGAACAAGTGCAAAAGTTGGCTGATGAATACTTTCTTTTCAATACCTGTGGTACTGACACTCACGGTTTGAGTCTGCTACAACGCTTGTAA
- the arsH gene encoding arsenical resistance protein ArsH, with the protein MTTFDHPPRILFLYGSLRERSYSRLLAEEAARIIEEFGAEVKFFDPRELPIYGSVPDTHPKVQELRQLSLWSEGQVWSSPELHGQISGIMKNQIDWIPLSIGAVRPTQGRTLAVMQVSGGSQSFNAVNTLRILGRWMRMFTIPNQSSVAKAYQEFNEDGTMKDSPYRDRVVDVMEELYKFSLVLRDKVDYLTDRYSERKEKAAKETIKIASQSLEINSKSN; encoded by the coding sequence ATGACGACATTTGACCATCCGCCCAGAATTTTGTTTTTGTATGGCTCCTTACGTGAGCGTTCCTATAGCCGTCTCTTAGCAGAAGAAGCAGCACGCATTATTGAAGAATTTGGGGCAGAAGTGAAGTTTTTCGATCCCCGAGAACTGCCAATATATGGTAGCGTACCTGACACCCACCCAAAGGTGCAGGAGTTGCGCCAATTAAGCCTGTGGTCGGAAGGACAGGTATGGTCTAGCCCAGAACTGCACGGTCAGATTTCTGGCATTATGAAAAACCAAATTGACTGGATTCCCCTCAGTATTGGAGCCGTTCGCCCGACTCAAGGGAGAACTTTAGCTGTCATGCAAGTAAGCGGCGGATCTCAGTCTTTTAATGCTGTCAACACATTAAGAATTCTTGGACGCTGGATGCGGATGTTCACGATCCCCAATCAATCCTCAGTGGCTAAAGCATATCAAGAGTTTAATGAAGACGGCACGATGAAAGATTCACCCTACCGCGATCGCGTTGTAGATGTGATGGAAGAACTTTACAAGTTTTCCTTGGTATTGCGTGACAAAGTTGATTATCTCACAGACCGCTATAGTGAACGTAAAGAAAAAGCTGCCAAAGAGACAATTAAAATAGCTTCTCAATCTCTTGAAATTAACTCTAAAAGCAATTAA
- the arsC gene encoding arsenate reductase, glutathione/glutaredoxin type — protein sequence MKRVMFVCKKNSARSQMAEGFAKTLGKGKIEVISSGLEASQVRPEAIATMKEIGIDITDQHSKPLSDFQAQDFDVVISLCGCGVNLPPEWVTREVFEDWQLDDPAEQPEIFPRVRDEIKERVTQLIESVNKEITPAQ from the coding sequence ATGAAACGAGTGATGTTTGTTTGCAAAAAGAATTCTGCCCGTTCTCAAATGGCGGAAGGCTTTGCTAAAACCCTTGGTAAGGGAAAAATTGAAGTGATTAGCTCTGGATTAGAAGCAAGTCAGGTCAGACCAGAAGCGATCGCCACTATGAAAGAAATTGGTATCGACATTACCGATCAACACTCTAAACCCCTTAGTGATTTCCAAGCGCAAGACTTTGATGTAGTGATTTCTTTGTGTGGCTGTGGCGTGAATTTACCGCCAGAGTGGGTTACACGGGAAGTATTTGAAGATTGGCAATTAGACGATCCAGCAGAACAACCAGAAATTTTTCCTAGAGTCCGCGATGAGATTAAAGAACGGGTGACTCAATTGATTGAGTCTGTGAATAAAGAAATTACACCTGCTCAATAA
- the arsB gene encoding ACR3 family arsenite efflux transporter — MSQNSQASTARIQAGSNLSFFEKYLTVWVFLCIFVGIALGRLFPGIAVALDAMSVYQVSIPIAVCLFFMMYPIMVKIDFTQAANAIRAPKPVILTLVVNWLIKPFTMVIFAQFFLGWLFRPLITGTEIIGGSEVTLANSYIAGTILLGIAPCTAMVLLWGYLSYGNQGHTLIMVAVNSLAMLFLYAPLGRWLLAANDLTVPWQTIVLSVVIYVGFPLVAGMYSRYWIFKYKGTEWFERRFLKYLTPVSITALLLTLVLLFAFKGELIVKNPLHILLIAVPLFIQTNFIFLISYVAALKMNLSYEDAAPAALIGASNHFEVAIATAVMLFGLNSGAALATVVGVLIEVPVMLMLVELCKRTAAWFPREPEKATLQDPRCFGVLK, encoded by the coding sequence ATGAGTCAGAATTCACAAGCCAGTACAGCCCGGATACAAGCAGGAAGCAATCTAAGTTTTTTTGAAAAATATCTCACCGTTTGGGTATTTTTGTGTATCTTTGTCGGAATTGCACTAGGTAGATTGTTCCCAGGAATAGCGGTAGCTCTTGATGCAATGAGTGTGTATCAAGTGTCTATTCCCATCGCAGTATGTTTGTTTTTCATGATGTATCCAATCATGGTGAAGATTGACTTCACACAAGCAGCAAATGCTATCCGCGCCCCAAAACCTGTTATTCTCACCTTGGTAGTGAACTGGTTAATTAAACCATTCACGATGGTAATATTTGCTCAATTTTTCTTAGGATGGTTATTTCGTCCTTTGATTACCGGAACTGAGATCATTGGCGGTAGTGAAGTAACGCTGGCGAATTCTTATATTGCTGGTACCATCTTACTAGGAATTGCTCCTTGTACAGCAATGGTACTGTTGTGGGGATATCTTTCCTACGGCAACCAGGGACACACCTTAATAATGGTGGCAGTAAATTCTCTGGCGATGCTATTCTTATACGCACCATTGGGTAGATGGTTATTAGCGGCGAATGATTTAACCGTACCTTGGCAAACTATTGTTTTGTCAGTCGTGATTTATGTTGGGTTTCCCCTAGTGGCGGGAATGTACAGCCGTTACTGGATTTTTAAATACAAAGGTACAGAATGGTTTGAAAGACGATTCTTAAAGTATCTGACTCCAGTTTCAATTACTGCTCTATTGCTAACTTTGGTACTGCTATTTGCATTCAAGGGCGAACTAATTGTTAAAAATCCCTTGCATATCTTGTTAATTGCCGTACCACTATTTATCCAAACTAATTTCATTTTCTTGATTAGTTATGTAGCAGCATTGAAGATGAATTTATCCTACGAAGATGCCGCACCCGCAGCATTAATTGGAGCAAGTAATCATTTTGAAGTTGCTATTGCCACTGCTGTGATGCTATTTGGCTTAAATTCAGGTGCAGCACTTGCTACAGTGGTAGGAGTTTTAATTGAAGTGCCAGTAATGTTGATGCTGGTTGAGCTTTGTAAACGCACAGCAGCTTGGTTTCCACGGGAACCGGAAAAAGCGACATTGCAAGATCCGCGCTGTTTTGGTGTCTTAAAATGA
- a CDS encoding PstS family phosphate ABC transporter substrate-binding protein gives MNTAAKELALALGMLALTTSCTAASNTSTQTQQSPAVTEVRDSGNATATIKIDGSSTVYPITQAIAKDYQANPKNRVQVAVNISGTTGGFEKFCAGETDISNASRPILTAEMEACKKNGVAYMEFPIAFDALTVAVNPQNNWAKDITVTELKKIWEPESQGKITRWNQVRASWPDRPINLYGAGKKSGTFDYFTEATVGKARVSRNDYTASENDQVLVDGISKDPNALGYFGYAYYEKHQDKLKALAIDSGKGAVLPSRQTVEKVQYQPLARPLFIYVNFRDNQNKGLVNKFVEFYIDKAPTIATAVGYIPLPDDSKHLNYVHLYQGKVGTVFEGKAEMNLTIGELLRKEGKF, from the coding sequence ATGAACACAGCAGCAAAGGAATTGGCTCTCGCACTCGGAATGTTGGCTTTGACGACCAGTTGCACAGCAGCATCCAACACATCTACTCAAACTCAGCAGTCACCTGCTGTAACTGAGGTAAGAGATTCTGGTAATGCAACAGCAACAATTAAAATTGATGGTTCCAGCACGGTCTATCCCATTACACAGGCGATCGCTAAAGACTATCAAGCTAACCCAAAAAATCGGGTACAGGTTGCAGTTAACATTTCTGGTACTACTGGCGGATTTGAAAAATTCTGTGCTGGAGAAACAGATATTAGCAATGCTTCCCGACCGATTTTGACGGCAGAGATGGAAGCTTGCAAAAAAAATGGTGTGGCATATATGGAATTTCCCATTGCTTTTGATGCGCTTACCGTCGCCGTCAATCCGCAAAACAATTGGGCAAAAGACATCACAGTAACAGAATTGAAAAAGATTTGGGAACCGGAGTCCCAAGGGAAAATTACTCGCTGGAACCAAGTACGTGCATCTTGGCCAGATCGCCCAATAAATTTGTATGGTGCTGGGAAGAAGTCTGGTACTTTTGACTACTTTACAGAAGCGACTGTAGGTAAAGCTAGAGTCAGTCGTAATGACTACACAGCAAGTGAAAATGATCAAGTATTGGTGGATGGCATCAGCAAAGATCCAAACGCTTTGGGTTACTTTGGCTATGCCTATTATGAAAAACACCAAGATAAGTTAAAAGCGCTGGCAATTGATAGCGGCAAAGGTGCAGTACTGCCATCACGTCAAACTGTAGAGAAAGTTCAGTATCAGCCCCTTGCTCGACCTTTGTTTATCTACGTTAATTTTCGGGATAACCAAAACAAAGGATTAGTAAACAAATTTGTCGAATTTTACATTGATAAAGCACCAACAATAGCTACTGCTGTGGGCTATATCCCTTTACCAGATGACAGCAAACATCTCAATTACGTCCATTTGTATCAAGGCAAAGTGGGAACAGTATTTGAAGGAAAAGCAGAGATGAACCTAACAATTGGGGAGTTGTTACGGAAAGAAGGCAAGTTTTAG
- a CDS encoding metalloregulator ArsR/SmtB family transcription factor — translation MAPNSTFTPDAIAAGFHALSDPLRIQVLELLRSQELCVCDLCDHLGTTQSKLSFHLKTLKEAGLVRARQEGRWIYYSLNLTQFVALEQYLAEFRRFSPILPIRPPCET, via the coding sequence ATGGCTCCTAATAGCACCTTCACTCCTGATGCGATCGCTGCTGGCTTTCATGCCCTATCCGATCCCTTACGAATTCAGGTCTTAGAACTCTTACGCTCTCAAGAACTATGCGTGTGCGACCTATGCGACCACCTGGGAACCACTCAGTCTAAACTGTCTTTTCACCTCAAAACCTTGAAAGAAGCTGGTTTAGTTCGCGCTCGTCAAGAAGGGCGCTGGATTTACTACAGCCTCAATCTGACCCAATTTGTTGCCCTAGAACAGTATTTAGCAGAATTCCGCCGTTTTAGCCCAATATTACCTATTCGTCCCCCCTGCGAGACTTAA
- a CDS encoding precorrin-2 C(20)-methyltransferase: MSKIKGRLYGIGVGPGDPELLTLKALRLLRAAPVVAYQSATDKESVARAIVAQYLPGNQIEVLFHLPRALEPEKAKSIYDKEIQPIADHLAAGRDVVVLCEGDPFFYGSFMYVFTRLSEEYPTEVIPGVSSLMACPVALGVPFTYYTDILTVLPAPLPAEELTTHLLMTDAAAIMKLGRHFTKVRDILHKLGLASRARYIERASTSQQRIIPLDEVDPDKVPYFSMIVIPTKNRL; encoded by the coding sequence ATGAGCAAAATCAAAGGTCGTCTCTATGGAATTGGTGTAGGCCCCGGCGATCCCGAATTATTGACTCTGAAAGCATTGCGGCTATTACGTGCGGCTCCTGTGGTAGCTTATCAATCAGCCACAGATAAAGAAAGTGTCGCTAGAGCGATCGTGGCGCAATATCTTCCTGGTAATCAAATCGAGGTGTTGTTTCATCTCCCCCGCGCTTTAGAACCAGAAAAGGCCAAGTCTATTTATGACAAAGAAATTCAACCAATCGCCGACCATTTAGCAGCCGGTCGGGATGTGGTGGTGTTATGCGAAGGCGATCCATTTTTCTATGGTTCCTTCATGTACGTTTTCACACGATTATCTGAAGAGTACCCAACAGAAGTTATCCCCGGAGTTTCCTCGCTGATGGCTTGTCCGGTAGCTTTGGGTGTACCTTTCACTTACTACACTGATATTCTCACAGTCTTACCCGCCCCATTACCAGCAGAAGAACTGACTACACATTTGTTGATGACTGATGCAGCAGCAATTATGAAGCTAGGTCGTCACTTTACCAAAGTACGGGATATCCTGCATAAATTAGGGCTAGCATCACGGGCAAGATATATTGAGCGGGCATCAACATCACAGCAACGCATCATACCCTTGGATGAAGTCGATCCAGATAAAGTACCCTATTTCTCAATGATTGTGATCCCAACTAAGAATCGACTATAA
- a CDS encoding precorrin-8X methylmutase, with the protein MPDYIRDANEIYRNSFAIIRSEANLDMLPPDVAKVAVRLIHACGMTDIVTDLGYSPTAVQSARAALAAGAPILCDCRMVADGVTRRRLSANNQVICTLNEPEVPEMAQRLGTTRSAAALELWRSHLEGSVIAIGNAPTALFRLLEMLDEGANKPAIILGFPVGFVGAAESKAALAADSRNVPFLTLHGRRGGSAIAAAAVNALATEEE; encoded by the coding sequence ATGCCAGACTATATCCGAGATGCCAACGAAATTTACCGTAATTCTTTTGCAATCATCCGGTCAGAAGCAAACCTAGATATGCTGCCACCAGATGTAGCAAAAGTTGCGGTGCGTCTTATTCATGCCTGTGGGATGACGGATATTGTTACTGACTTGGGATATTCACCAACAGCAGTGCAATCCGCAAGGGCAGCGCTAGCAGCAGGAGCGCCAATTTTATGCGATTGCCGGATGGTTGCCGATGGCGTTACCAGGCGACGGTTATCTGCAAACAATCAAGTTATCTGTACCCTCAACGAGCCGGAAGTCCCAGAAATGGCCCAGCGTCTGGGTACTACAAGGTCGGCGGCAGCATTGGAATTATGGCGATCGCACCTGGAGGGATCGGTAATTGCAATTGGTAATGCGCCCACAGCACTATTTAGACTCTTAGAAATGCTCGATGAGGGAGCTAACAAACCTGCGATTATCTTAGGCTTTCCAGTGGGATTTGTCGGTGCAGCCGAATCGAAAGCGGCGCTGGCAGCAGATAGCAGGAATGTACCATTTTTAACATTACACGGTCGGCGCGGTGGAAGTGCGATCGCAGCCGCCGCAGTTAACGCCCTGGCAACGGAGGAAGAATAA
- the cobG gene encoding precorrin-3B synthase has product MGSPKSECQLSRCHTHRLLPALHGEGVPSLLSGFATCPGLFYATPAADGILSRIRIPGGIISSQQCRAIADIADQYGGGYVDVTNRANLQVREIRTGINSEVLQHLQDMGLGSRNSVVDHIRNIMTSPTAGIDPQELIDTRPFVQDWDNYIAAHPALSGLSAKFSVCFDGGGIIRVCDRLNDILFAAVLVDGNVYFRLYLSVGAKGQPPSDTGILLTPEQCLPVLAALTEVYLAHSNTTSKRRLRLLELLNTLGCENYLQEVQQRLPFSLLCSDLTPQPPSLRGKGEKFSPLLVGEGLGERSDAKYQHIGIHPQRQQGLFYIGAVLPLGRLESKQMRSLADLAAKYGSGTLRLTPWQNLLLTDIPQQWVGDVQSEIAFLGLDTSATNIKSSLVACSGKKGCASSATDTKSHALALAEYLETRVTLDCPVNIHFTGCEKSCAQHSKSDITLLGVSIEDGNGTVEGYHVYVGDSEHKFGWEIYQYVTFAELPALIKRMLDVYQIQRLNSDESFGEFANRYAEKL; this is encoded by the coding sequence ATGGGATCACCCAAGTCAGAATGCCAACTCTCAAGATGTCACACTCACCGTCTACTCCCTGCGTTGCACGGGGAAGGAGTTCCAAGTTTGCTTTCTGGATTTGCCACTTGTCCTGGCTTGTTTTATGCTACACCCGCCGCCGATGGTATATTATCTCGCATTAGAATACCAGGTGGAATTATTAGTAGTCAGCAGTGCCGTGCGATCGCAGATATAGCAGACCAGTATGGTGGTGGCTATGTTGATGTCACTAATCGAGCTAACCTACAAGTCCGCGAAATTCGCACGGGGATAAATAGTGAGGTTTTGCAGCATTTACAGGATATGGGATTGGGTTCTCGCAATTCGGTTGTAGACCATATCCGTAATATTATGACCAGCCCAACTGCTGGTATTGACCCGCAAGAATTAATCGACACCCGCCCTTTTGTGCAAGATTGGGATAATTATATTGCTGCACATCCGGCGCTTTCAGGACTCTCGGCAAAATTTAGCGTTTGCTTTGATGGTGGTGGAATAATTCGGGTGTGCGATCGCTTGAATGATATCCTATTTGCTGCTGTCTTAGTTGACGGTAATGTTTACTTCCGCCTCTATCTCAGTGTCGGGGCAAAGGGTCAACCGCCTAGCGATACGGGGATTTTGTTAACACCAGAGCAATGTTTACCCGTTTTAGCAGCTTTAACAGAGGTCTATCTAGCTCATAGTAATACTACAAGTAAGCGTCGGCTACGTCTCTTAGAGTTATTGAATACTTTGGGTTGTGAAAATTATCTGCAAGAAGTTCAGCAGCGTCTACCTTTTTCTCTTTTATGCAGTGACCTAACCCCCCAACCCCCTTCCCTACGAGGGAAGGGGGAGAAATTCTCCCCTCTCCTTGTAGGAGAGGGGTTAGGGGAGAGGTCAGATGCTAAATATCAGCATATTGGCATCCATCCCCAACGTCAGCAAGGCTTATTTTACATTGGTGCGGTGTTACCTCTTGGACGCTTGGAGAGTAAGCAGATGAGGAGTTTAGCAGATTTAGCAGCAAAATATGGTAGCGGTACTCTTCGGTTAACCCCCTGGCAAAATTTGCTGCTAACAGATATTCCTCAGCAATGGGTTGGTGATGTCCAAAGTGAAATTGCTTTCTTAGGATTAGATACCTCAGCAACTAACATCAAGAGTTCATTAGTTGCCTGTTCTGGAAAAAAGGGTTGCGCCTCTTCTGCCACGGACACCAAAAGTCATGCACTAGCATTAGCAGAGTATCTTGAAACTCGCGTTACTCTGGATTGCCCAGTTAATATCCACTTTACTGGCTGCGAAAAATCCTGCGCCCAGCATAGCAAGAGTGATATTACTTTGCTCGGTGTCAGCATTGAGGATGGCAATGGAACTGTGGAGGGCTATCACGTTTATGTTGGTGACAGTGAGCATAAATTTGGATGGGAAATATATCAATATGTGACTTTTGCGGAACTACCTGCATTAATAAAGCGGATGCTAGATGTATATCAAATTCAACGCCTAAATTCTGATGAGTCCTTTGGGGAATTTGCTAATCGATATGCAGAAAAATTGTAG
- a CDS encoding FAD-binding domain-containing protein — translation MSKDMQREFTNRDELVAYLREQFPDAAQRDNHISETVGGRKAAQDALQKIDPVRYAQTRNFFTGAVTRLSPYIRYGVLSLREIRDYVLDQVQQKNDATKLINELGWRDYWQRLYVKLGDEIWKDQEEYKTGYAVAEYLPELPQDIRQGTTGRVCIDSFSHDLKETGYLHNHARMWLAAYIVHWRRIGWQAGAKWFLEHLLDGDPASNNMSWQWVASTFSQKPYFFNRENLERYTEGVYCQKCPLYGHCDFEGSYEELEQRLFPKGEFSKQANSQSWQRDKKGKGSRGSRGGQGGQAWISHK, via the coding sequence ATGTCTAAAGATATGCAACGCGAATTTACCAACCGCGATGAGTTGGTAGCCTATCTCCGCGAACAATTCCCAGATGCGGCACAACGCGATAACCACATCAGTGAAACAGTGGGGGGACGGAAAGCAGCACAAGACGCGCTGCAAAAAATCGATCCAGTACGTTACGCGCAAACACGTAATTTTTTCACAGGTGCGGTGACGCGACTTTCGCCCTATATCCGTTACGGCGTTTTGAGTTTGCGAGAAATTCGAGATTATGTCCTTGACCAGGTACAGCAAAAAAACGATGCTACGAAACTAATTAATGAGTTAGGTTGGCGCGACTATTGGCAACGGTTGTATGTGAAGTTAGGGGATGAAATCTGGAAAGACCAGGAAGAGTACAAAACTGGTTACGCTGTGGCTGAATATTTACCCGAATTGCCGCAAGATATCAGACAAGGAACCACCGGCAGGGTTTGCATCGACAGTTTTAGCCATGATTTAAAAGAAACTGGCTATCTACATAACCACGCCCGAATGTGGCTAGCAGCTTATATTGTCCATTGGCGACGTATTGGTTGGCAAGCAGGAGCCAAGTGGTTTCTTGAACACCTTTTAGATGGTGATCCTGCTAGCAATAATATGTCATGGCAGTGGGTTGCCAGCACTTTTAGTCAGAAACCGTATTTTTTTAATCGTGAGAACTTAGAACGCTACACTGAAGGCGTTTATTGCCAGAAATGTCCGCTTTACGGTCATTGTGATTTTGAAGGCAGCTATGAAGAATTAGAACAGCGACTTTTTCCCAAAGGAGAATTTAGCAAACAAGCCAATAGCCAAAGTTGGCAGCGTGATAAAAAAGGGAAGGGGAGCAGGGGGAGTAGGGGAGGACAAGGGGGACAAGCCTGGATTTCTCACAAGTGA
- the bcp gene encoding thioredoxin-dependent thiol peroxidase: MTNIPQIGQPAPDFSTPDQNGNSVTLDDLSSQWVILYFYPKDDTPGCTTEAKDFTELYQDFGELGAKILGVSPDLGKSHCKFISKHNLSITLLSDPEHILTETYGAWRLKKFMGKEYMGVARSTFLISPDKIIAYTWPNVKAKGHAQAVLTKLQELAAT, encoded by the coding sequence ATGACCAACATTCCCCAAATCGGACAACCAGCGCCAGATTTCTCTACTCCTGACCAAAATGGCAATTCAGTCACTCTTGACGACCTCAGCAGTCAGTGGGTTATCCTCTACTTCTACCCCAAAGATGACACACCCGGTTGTACCACTGAAGCGAAAGATTTCACCGAGTTGTATCAAGACTTCGGCGAACTGGGAGCGAAAATCTTAGGCGTGAGTCCAGATTTGGGTAAATCCCATTGTAAATTTATCAGCAAACATAACTTGTCAATCACCCTCTTGAGTGACCCAGAACATATTTTGACAGAAACCTACGGTGCTTGGCGCTTAAAAAAATTTATGGGAAAAGAATATATGGGTGTTGCTCGTTCAACTTTTCTCATTTCACCTGATAAAATTATTGCCTATACTTGGCCGAACGTAAAAGCCAAAGGTCATGCTCAGGCAGTTTTAACTAAATTACAGGAATTAGCAGCCACGTAA
- a CDS encoding restriction endonuclease subunit R: MVQFIQAQNVGLAYLEEKFSLQLAEDEVFFTEWFENLPEITDLEKQDLDRIKLHFLRLVKRPPLSEETVKLVVLSPLLNLAGFYDEPFYMRGEESIGISAEDEGEIIRGRIDVLVIQEQFWLLVIESKRSSFSLLEAVPQALVYMLANPNQDKPTFGLVTNGSHFIFIKLTKQNIPKYALSDEFTLLKRKSELYQVLSVLKNLSQSLS, encoded by the coding sequence ATGGTTCAATTTATCCAAGCACAAAATGTCGGGCTTGCCTATTTGGAGGAAAAATTTAGTTTACAGCTAGCCGAAGATGAGGTATTCTTCACGGAATGGTTTGAAAATTTACCGGAAATTACAGATTTAGAAAAGCAAGATTTAGACAGAATAAAACTTCATTTTCTCCGCTTAGTCAAGCGTCCTCCTTTGTCAGAAGAAACGGTGAAATTAGTAGTTTTATCTCCTTTACTCAATTTAGCTGGATTTTATGATGAGCCTTTTTATATGAGAGGCGAGGAATCAATAGGAATTTCTGCGGAAGATGAAGGAGAAATCATTAGAGGTAGAATTGATGTTTTAGTTATTCAAGAACAATTCTGGTTGTTAGTAATTGAATCTAAAAGGTCTAGCTTTTCTCTTTTAGAAGCCGTACCTCAAGCACTTGTTTATATGTTGGCTAATCCTAATCAAGACAAACCTACTTTTGGATTAGTAACAAATGGTAGTCATTTCATTTTTATAAAACTGACTAAACAAAATATACCAAAGTATGCGTTGTCTGATGAATTTACACTTTTGAAACGGAAAAGTGAACTGTATCAGGTTCTAAGCGTATTAAAAAATTTGAGTCAAAGTTTGAGTTAA
- a CDS encoding IscS subfamily cysteine desulfurase: MSIRPIYLDCHATTPVDERVLAAMIPYFTEKFGNASSIGHVYGWESEAAVKQTREILAAAINATPEEIVFTSGATEANNLAIKGVAEAYFKKGQHIITVATEHNAVLDPCNYLKTLGFEITILPVKKDGLIDLTELNKAFRPETILVSVMAANNEIGVLQPIAEIGELCHAYNIIFHTDAAQAIGKTPLDVQKMKIDLMSLTAHKVFGPKGIGALYVRRRDPRVQLAPQQHGGGHERGMRSGTLYTPQIVGFGKAVEIALAEQATENQRLTQLRQSLWKQLSQLEGIHLNGHPQQRLAGNLNISVEGVDGAALLLGLQPVMAVSSGSACSSANTSPSSVLTALGNPQQLAYASVRFGIGRFNTQEEIDIVAKHAIATIQSLRQPSSMDSRQGKQQFDLAPAD; the protein is encoded by the coding sequence ATGTCTATTCGCCCTATATACCTTGATTGCCACGCTACTACACCCGTAGATGAACGGGTATTAGCGGCAATGATCCCTTACTTCACAGAAAAGTTTGGCAACGCATCTAGTATTGGTCATGTTTATGGTTGGGAATCAGAAGCTGCTGTCAAACAAACACGAGAGATTTTAGCAGCAGCAATTAATGCCACTCCCGAAGAGATTGTTTTTACAAGTGGTGCAACAGAAGCTAATAATTTAGCTATTAAAGGTGTTGCCGAAGCTTATTTTAAAAAAGGTCAGCATATTATTACTGTCGCCACTGAACATAATGCAGTTCTTGACCCTTGTAATTATTTAAAAACTCTCGGTTTTGAAATTACTATTCTCCCAGTTAAAAAAGATGGACTGATTGATTTAACTGAGTTGAACAAAGCTTTCCGTCCTGAGACAATTTTGGTTTCGGTGATGGCTGCAAATAACGAAATTGGCGTTTTACAGCCGATAGCAGAAATTGGGGAGCTATGCCATGCTTACAACATCATTTTCCACACCGATGCAGCCCAAGCTATTGGCAAAACTCCCCTCGATGTGCAAAAGATGAAAATTGATTTGATGTCGCTAACAGCACACAAAGTATTTGGGCCAAAGGGAATTGGGGCGCTGTACGTCCGCAGGCGCGATCCCAGAGTGCAACTAGCTCCCCAGCAGCACGGCGGCGGACATGAACGGGGGATGCGTTCTGGGACATTGTATACACCGCAAATTGTCGGCTTTGGGAAAGCTGTAGAAATCGCTTTAGCAGAACAAGCGACAGAAAACCAACGCCTCACCCAGTTAAGACAAAGCTTGTGGAAACAGCTTTCCCAACTTGAAGGAATTCATCTCAACGGCCACCCTCAACAGCGATTGGCGGGAAACTTGAATATCAGTGTTGAGGGGGTGGATGGAGCCGCACTTTTGCTAGGATTGCAGCCAGTAATGGCGGTTTCTTCGGGATCTGCTTGCTCTTCGGCAAATACTTCACCCTCCAGTGTTCTGACAGCACTGGGAAACCCCCAACAGCTAGCTTATGCTTCAGTCCGGTTTGGTATTGGACGGTTTAATACCCAAGAGGAAATTGATATTGTCGCCAAACATGCGATCGCTACTATTCAAAGTTTACGCCAGCCTTCTTCTATGGATTCTCGCCAAGGAAAGCAGCAATTTGATCTAGCTCCTGCTGATTGA